A genomic segment from uncultured Desulfuromonas sp. encodes:
- a CDS encoding cytochrome c3 family protein: protein MRGILILCLVLLGADTVWGMVSGPCSNCHTMHNSQNDSAVYADGPSSHLLSNSCVGCHSHATDTIVDLGETRIPIVFTHSEPTYPAVGTPNSTLAGGNFYWVAQEGGDGYGHNVFGISEGDKILSTAPGTSLGASGGGAGGCADCHATLASSNPVSGCTGCHVPHHHADDSAEVVGSAGGWYRFLGENVAMVGDAGTYGVMGIEEEDWEQNPSSTRHNSYMGTTEPYVKSVNSYMRTEAIGQFCAGCHGNFHHEMNEDSVGLTGAWIRHPSDVLLPGSGEYQNYTVYNPLVPVAKPSLDGKKNSAEVKPGTDVVTCISCHRPHGSPFPDMLRWDYSAMVAGGGNNESGCFVCHSSKDE, encoded by the coding sequence ATGCGTGGGATTCTTATTTTATGTCTTGTGCTGCTTGGGGCGGACACAGTCTGGGGGATGGTGTCTGGGCCCTGCTCAAATTGTCATACCATGCACAACAGCCAAAATGACTCGGCGGTCTATGCCGATGGACCGTCGAGTCATTTGCTCTCTAACAGTTGCGTCGGCTGTCACAGCCATGCCACCGATACCATTGTCGACCTCGGCGAAACGCGCATTCCCATTGTCTTTACCCACAGTGAACCGACCTATCCTGCTGTCGGTACGCCCAATTCAACTCTGGCCGGCGGCAATTTTTATTGGGTTGCTCAGGAGGGTGGCGACGGCTACGGTCATAATGTCTTTGGCATCAGTGAAGGAGATAAGATCCTGAGCACGGCACCTGGAACCTCGCTTGGAGCCAGTGGCGGTGGTGCTGGAGGATGCGCCGACTGTCATGCGACCTTGGCCAGCAGTAATCCGGTCAGCGGCTGTACGGGGTGCCACGTGCCGCACCATCATGCCGACGATTCCGCAGAAGTGGTCGGAAGTGCTGGCGGCTGGTATCGCTTTCTTGGAGAGAATGTGGCCATGGTTGGAGATGCCGGCACCTATGGCGTAATGGGCATTGAAGAAGAGGATTGGGAACAGAATCCCTCCTCAACCCGTCACAACAGTTATATGGGCACCACCGAGCCCTATGTGAAAAGTGTCAACTCCTATATGCGGACAGAAGCGATAGGCCAGTTCTGTGCCGGTTGCCACGGCAATTTCCACCATGAAATGAATGAAGATTCCGTTGGGCTCACTGGTGCTTGGATACGCCACCCGTCCGATGTCCTTCTCCCCGGTTCTGGTGAGTATCAGAACTATACCGTTTATAATCCTCTGGTACCTGTGGCCAAGCCCTCTTTGGATGGCAAGAAAAACAGTGCCGAAGTTAAGCCGGGCACCGATGTGGTGACCTGCATCTCCTGCCATCGTCCTCATGGCTCCCCTTTTCCTGACATGCTTCGCTGGGATTATTCGGCGATGGTGGCGGGGGGAGGAAATAACGAAAGTGGTTGTTTTGTGTGTCATAGCAGCAAAGATGAGTAA
- a CDS encoding NifS family cysteine desulfurase produces MERIYLDNNATTIVDPAVREAMDPFYCHMYGNPNSLHAYGIEVRPYLHQAMEQMYSAINAGDEDDIIINSCATEGNNTVIMGMYFSLLKETRKKRIVTTQLEHPCIREACRFLETQGVKVTYLAPDRQGMITPQMVKEAISDKTALVSVMWANNETGLILPVKEIAEVCKEKGVYFHTDAVQAIGKVRVDLQDVPADFLTFSAHKFHGPKGAGGLFVRKGAMLPPLLHGGEQMGGHRAGTVDVAGMVGMGKAMEIAVESLEYENIHVRRLRDKLEDALLQINDVLVVGDRDLRTPNTVYVSIRGVEGEAMIWDLNQNGIAASTGSACASESLEASPILTAIGADKELAHTGVRFSLSRFTTEKEIDFTIDVIKKAVVRLRQLSTSY; encoded by the coding sequence ATGGAACGAATCTATCTTGATAACAATGCCACGACCATTGTCGATCCGGCAGTGCGTGAAGCCATGGACCCTTTCTATTGCCACATGTATGGCAATCCCAATTCATTGCACGCGTACGGTATTGAAGTGCGTCCCTATCTTCATCAGGCGATGGAACAGATGTATTCGGCCATCAACGCCGGCGATGAAGACGACATTATTATTAACTCCTGTGCGACCGAGGGCAATAATACGGTGATCATGGGCATGTATTTCAGCCTGCTCAAGGAAACCCGCAAGAAGCGGATCGTCACCACGCAGCTGGAGCACCCATGCATCCGTGAGGCCTGCCGTTTTCTGGAGACCCAGGGGGTTAAGGTGACCTATCTGGCGCCGGACCGCCAGGGCATGATCACGCCGCAGATGGTTAAAGAGGCGATCAGCGATAAAACCGCTCTGGTCTCAGTCATGTGGGCCAACAATGAAACCGGGCTGATTCTTCCGGTCAAGGAGATCGCCGAAGTCTGTAAAGAAAAAGGCGTGTATTTCCATACGGATGCGGTTCAGGCCATTGGTAAGGTAAGGGTTGATCTTCAGGATGTCCCTGCGGATTTTCTGACGTTCAGTGCCCATAAATTCCATGGTCCGAAAGGGGCGGGCGGCTTGTTTGTGCGCAAAGGCGCCATGTTGCCGCCGTTGTTGCATGGTGGTGAGCAGATGGGCGGACATCGTGCCGGAACCGTCGATGTCGCCGGGATGGTTGGCATGGGCAAGGCCATGGAAATTGCCGTGGAAAGTCTCGAATACGAGAACATCCATGTACGCCGTCTGCGTGATAAGTTAGAGGACGCTCTGTTGCAGATCAATGACGTGCTGGTGGTGGGTGATCGCGATTTGCGCACGCCGAATACCGTGTATGTGAGTATCCGTGGTGTTGAAGGTGAGGCGATGATCTGGGACCTGAACCAGAACGGTATTGCCGCGTCGACTGGTAGTGCCTGTGCGTCGGAATCCCTCGAAGCCAGTCCGATTTTGACCGCCATCGGAGCTGATAAGGAATTGGCTCATACCGGCGTTCGTTTTAGTCTGTCCCGTTTCACCACGGAAAAAGAGATTGATTTCACGATTGACGTGATTAAAAAAGCCGTCGTTCGTCTGCGTCAACTGTCCACTTCATATTAA
- a CDS encoding iron-sulfur cluster assembly scaffold protein yields the protein MGKNDLIGGSLWEQYSQKVSERMNNPRFFGELTEEDATRLGGRLVIANEGAESCGDTVRLYWVVGDADEVIKAATFKSFGCGTAIASTDMMAEMCIGKTVEEATKITNLDVEMALRDTEDKAAVPPQKMHCSVMAYEVIKQAAAIYRNVDVETLKDKDIVCECARVSLQMVEDAIRINDLTTIEEVTDYTKAGAFCKSCIEPGGHEKRDVYLVDILARVRAEMEAERNPEGAKVDDFVNLSIVKQLKEIETVLDRYVRPALAGDGGGIELDDIQPSENDDLVYVHVKYKGACKGCAGSVAGTLGFVQSMLQEHISEAIRVVVA from the coding sequence ATGGGTAAAAATGATCTGATTGGAGGCTCTCTCTGGGAGCAGTATTCACAAAAAGTTTCTGAACGTATGAACAACCCCCGCTTTTTCGGCGAGTTGACCGAAGAGGATGCCACGCGCCTTGGTGGTCGTCTGGTGATTGCCAACGAGGGCGCTGAGTCCTGTGGTGACACCGTGCGTTTGTATTGGGTTGTTGGTGACGCCGATGAAGTGATTAAGGCGGCGACCTTTAAATCCTTTGGTTGCGGAACGGCGATTGCATCGACGGACATGATGGCTGAAATGTGTATCGGTAAGACCGTTGAAGAGGCCACTAAAATCACCAACCTGGATGTTGAAATGGCCCTGCGTGATACTGAGGACAAGGCTGCGGTTCCGCCGCAGAAGATGCACTGTAGTGTCATGGCCTATGAGGTCATTAAACAGGCGGCGGCTATTTATCGCAACGTTGACGTTGAGACGCTGAAAGATAAGGATATTGTCTGTGAATGTGCCCGTGTCTCGCTGCAGATGGTGGAAGATGCCATCCGTATCAATGATTTGACCACCATTGAAGAGGTGACGGATTACACCAAGGCTGGCGCGTTCTGTAAATCCTGTATTGAACCTGGCGGTCACGAAAAACGGGATGTCTATCTGGTCGATATTCTGGCACGGGTTCGGGCTGAAATGGAAGCAGAGCGCAATCCCGAAGGCGCTAAAGTTGATGACTTTGTCAACCTGTCTATTGTCAAGCAGCTCAAGGAAATTGAAACTGTTCTTGATCGCTATGTGCGGCCAGCTTTAGCCGGTGATGGTGGTGGCATCGAACTGGATGATATTCAGCCGAGTGAAAATGATGATCTGGTTTATGTTCACGTAAAATATAAAGGGGCCTGTAAAGGGTGCGCCGGGAGTGTTGCCGGTACCTTGGGCTTTGTGCAAAGCATGCTTCAGGAGCATATCAGCGAAGCTATTCGGGTGGTTGTTGCCTGA
- a CDS encoding class I SAM-dependent methyltransferase, giving the protein MAEWSHHFAAEILIPGDLAVDLTAGRGYDCLFLSRCVDSNHHGCVLAFDIQAEAIDSTYERLETNEIRASRISRPQQIEESGVFLINASHERLSLFLPRPPKVILGNLGYLPGGDHTITTQAHSSLHMLKAALEELQPQGRLILVVYTGHSGAPEESTVITTYLKQLHPRHWHIITMRPFLSESAPYLLVVEKRHQPKSVRDRLLEKRISQPAQ; this is encoded by the coding sequence ATGGCAGAATGGTCCCATCATTTTGCCGCAGAGATTCTGATCCCCGGTGATCTGGCTGTTGACCTGACGGCCGGTCGCGGCTACGACTGTCTGTTTCTATCCCGCTGCGTCGACAGTAATCACCATGGCTGTGTCCTGGCCTTTGACATCCAAGCCGAAGCCATTGACAGCACCTATGAGCGCCTGGAGACCAACGAAATCCGCGCCAGCCGTATCAGCCGACCACAACAGATCGAAGAATCCGGTGTTTTTCTGATCAACGCCAGCCACGAGCGACTCTCTCTGTTTCTGCCACGCCCTCCCAAAGTGATTCTTGGCAATCTTGGCTACCTGCCGGGTGGCGACCACACCATCACCACTCAGGCACACAGTTCGCTGCATATGCTCAAAGCCGCCCTCGAAGAGCTACAACCTCAAGGACGGCTTATTCTGGTGGTCTACACCGGTCACAGCGGAGCACCAGAAGAATCGACAGTGATCACCACGTATCTCAAACAGCTTCATCCCCGCCACTGGCATATCATCACCATGCGTCCCTTTCTCAGTGAAAGTGCTCCATACCTGCTGGTGGTGGAAAAAAGGCATCAGCCGAAAAGCGTTCGCGACAGATTGCTGGAGAAGCGCATCTCTCAGCCCGCGCAGTGA
- a CDS encoding FAD-dependent oxidoreductase, with the protein MHTPEIAIIGGSAAGLTAAINLKMRSPEKSVLVIRNVRNTVVPCGIPYIFGTMKAVEKNIIPDSMFEQMGIPIINQNVASVDAQGKRIALQNGEQVSYSKLILATGSKPLLPDMPGISLKNVHAIRKDPDYLEQLYCAFRQARNIVVVGGGFIGVEVTEQLARMDETPRKLTLVEALPHCLMQAVEEEFCCDAENQLRNAGIILQTGSKVDALEGEDSVTSVRLASGEVLDADLVLIGLGATPNIDLAQQMGLSCTPRDGILVDEWMQTSLPDVFAAGDCASKFSPLTKQPSMVRLGSTACSEGMIAASNLFGQCRTTPGAVGAFATVVGSICIGSAGFTSHAAQQHGLDILTGAAAGPNRHPAHLPGGIADMKAILHFRKEDGVLVGGHIRGTDATAEIVNILAVAIQAGLTAEQLATMQYATHPLLTASPSAYQIMMAAEQVAIQRGN; encoded by the coding sequence ATGCACACACCCGAAATTGCCATCATCGGCGGATCAGCTGCCGGTCTCACCGCAGCGATCAACCTGAAAATGCGTTCTCCGGAGAAATCCGTTCTGGTCATTCGCAACGTCCGCAATACAGTTGTCCCCTGCGGCATCCCGTATATTTTCGGCACAATGAAAGCCGTTGAGAAAAACATTATCCCCGACAGCATGTTTGAACAGATGGGCATTCCCATTATCAATCAAAACGTCGCCAGCGTCGATGCGCAAGGCAAACGCATTGCCCTGCAAAACGGTGAACAGGTCAGTTACAGCAAACTGATCCTCGCCACGGGCTCAAAGCCGCTTCTGCCGGACATGCCGGGAATTTCCCTGAAAAATGTTCATGCGATCCGCAAAGACCCGGATTACCTTGAACAGTTATACTGTGCTTTTCGCCAGGCGCGCAACATTGTCGTCGTCGGTGGTGGCTTTATCGGCGTTGAAGTCACAGAACAACTGGCGCGTATGGATGAAACCCCACGCAAACTGACTCTCGTTGAAGCTCTGCCCCATTGCCTAATGCAGGCGGTTGAGGAGGAATTCTGCTGTGATGCCGAAAACCAGCTACGTAATGCCGGAATCATTCTCCAAACCGGTAGCAAAGTCGATGCGCTGGAAGGGGAAGACAGCGTCACGTCTGTCCGCCTGGCGAGTGGTGAGGTGCTTGATGCGGATCTGGTTCTCATCGGGCTCGGTGCGACGCCCAATATTGACCTGGCGCAGCAGATGGGATTGTCATGCACCCCCCGCGACGGCATTCTGGTGGATGAGTGGATGCAGACCAGCCTTCCTGATGTTTTTGCCGCTGGCGACTGCGCCAGCAAGTTTTCTCCGTTGACCAAACAGCCGTCGATGGTCCGACTCGGCTCTACGGCGTGCAGCGAAGGGATGATTGCCGCCAGCAACCTGTTTGGCCAGTGCCGGACCACGCCTGGTGCGGTTGGCGCTTTTGCAACCGTTGTCGGCTCGATCTGTATTGGCTCTGCCGGTTTTACCAGCCACGCCGCTCAACAACACGGTCTGGACATCTTAACCGGTGCAGCAGCAGGTCCAAATCGGCACCCAGCGCATCTGCCTGGTGGCATTGCGGATATGAAAGCCATTCTTCATTTTCGCAAAGAGGATGGCGTTCTGGTGGGCGGACACATCCGCGGCACTGATGCCACGGCAGAAATTGTCAACATTCTAGCGGTAGCAATTCAGGCGGGTCTGACAGCAGAACAGCTGGCAACGATGCAGTATGCGACCCACCCGCTGCTCACCGCGTCCCCTTCAGCCTATCAGATTATGATGGCCGCAGAGCAGGTCGCTATCCAGCGTGGCAATTAG